Proteins encoded within one genomic window of Oncorhynchus gorbuscha isolate QuinsamMale2020 ecotype Even-year unplaced genomic scaffold, OgorEven_v1.0 Un_scaffold_745, whole genome shotgun sequence:
- the rel gene encoding proto-oncogene c-Rel, with protein sequence MDVAEPSVQIFEQPKQRGMRFRYKCEGRSAGSIPGERSSDINRSYPTIQILNYCGKGKVRVSLVTKNEPFRPHPHDLVGKDCKEGFYEAEFGPERKVFAFQNLGIQCVRRREVKDSIVQRMTRGINPFNVPREQLLQTEEYDLNVVRLCLQVFLQDDSGHYNRALNPIVTNPIYDNRAPNTAELRICRVNRNSGCVKGGDEIFLLCDKVQKDDIEVRFFTPGWEAKGSFSQADVHRQVAIVFKSPPYYDTSITGPVTVHMQLRRPTDQEVSEPMEFRYLPDDKDPYGCQEKKRRREHLMKALPGLLPLGGMNPMNRPKAVPHSPMAQSMRKDINNMYMKQPSPAMMRQTPPTMYNHANQHYQQHSPQQRTMMTSINQMWPQPNPTLSLETIRINPSSTGSNQGNGMQQQQVNHCVTSGYLHGGESSGSNQGNGGGNILPQLTMGDLQCLGLEPNLQGPSASHALPGGPDLQLHHQQPHPQHPHQRQHFHHQQHRQQQLHQRKGPSFTQGMGSQEGQIQGSQTQTLGLQAPWSNGGEVGSLGLGFLLDSVESDEIIQGLVGGGGPQATFQLKQEPLTGGQEGQMTASCSFSASDGQQQQSYANLLPRPMSNSNGITMETARHESTNSNSNNIQALKNLQNPFTPANGMGQEGTHFDSLAAWAFLLHRSDLAHSQPVGNASGRLREQMLSHLVCARMWSEHVNRHRDIFRAKVTQLAI encoded by the exons ATGGATG TGGCCGAGCCCAGTGTTCAGATCTTTGAGCAGCCCAAACAGAGGGGCATGCGCTTCAGGTACAAGTGCGAGGGCCGCTCTGCAGGCAGCATCCCTGGAGAGAGGAGCTCTGACATCAACAGGTCATACCCCACTATACAG ATTCTGAACTACTGTGGGAAGGGCAAAGTGCGCGTTTCCCTGGTAACCAAGAACGAGCCCTTTAGGCCCCACCCCCATGACTTGGTGGGCAAGGACTGCAAGGAGGGATTCTACGAAGCTGAGTTTGGCCCAGAGCGCAAGGTCTTCGC CTTCCAGAATCTGGGTATCCAGtgtgtgaggaggagagaggtaaaggacTCCATCGTGCAGAGGATGACCAGAGGGATCAACCCATTCAATG TGCCTCGGGAGCAGCTGTTACAGACCGAGGAGTACGACCTGAACGTGGTGCGTCTCTGTCTGCAGGTGTTCCTACAGGACGACAGCGGACACTACAACCGCGCGCTCAACCCCATTGTCACAAACCCCATCTACGATAACA GGGCTCCGAACACGGCTGAGCTGCGTATCTGTCGGGTCAACAGGAACAGTGGCTGTGTGAAGGGAGGAGACGAGATCTTTCTGCTGTGTGATAAAGTCCAGAAAG ATGACATTGAGGTGCGTTTCTTCACTCCTGGCTGGGAGGCTAAGGGCTCCTTCTCCCAGGCTGACGTTCACCGCCAGGTGGCCATCGTCTTTAAGAGCCCGCCTTACTACGACACGTCCATCACCGGCCCGGTCACTGTGCACATGCAGTTACGCCGTCCCACCGACCAGGAAGTCAGCGAGCCCATGGAGTTCAGATATCTACCCGACGACAAGG ATCCCTATGGTTgccaggagaagaagaggagaagagagcaccTGATGAAAGCCTTACCCGGGTTGCTACCTTTAGGTGGAATGAATCCCATGAACAGACCAAAGGCAGTACCACACAGTCCCATGGCCCAGTCCATGAGGAAAG acatcaacaacatgtacATGAAACAGCCCTCTCCCGCTATGATGCGTCAAACCCCTCCTACCATGTACAACCACGCCAACCAACATTACCAACAACATAGCCCTCAGCAGCGCACAATGATGACATCCATCAACCAGATGTGGCCCCAACCCAACCCGACTTTGTCCCTGGAGACCATCAGAATTAACCCCTCGAGCACCGGTAGTAACCAGGGTAACGGTATGCAGCAACAGCAGGTGAACCACTGTGTTACCTCTGGGTACCTTCATGGAGGGGAGAGCAGTGGTAGTAACCAGGGTAACGGTGGTGGTAACATCCTGCCCCAACTCACCATGGGGGACCTGCAATGTCTGGGTCTGGAGCCCAATCTCCAGGGTCCTTCGGCCAGTCATGCCCTGCCCGGTGGGCCTGATCTCCAGCTCCACCACCAGCAGCCTCACCCCCAGCACCCTCACCAGCGGCAGCACTTCCACCACCAACAGCATAGACAGCAGCAGCTCCACCAGAGGAAAGGGCCATCCTTTACCCAGGGCATGGGGAGCCAGGAAGGGCAGATCCAGGGGAGTCAGACCCAGACCCTGGGCCTCCAGGCACCCTGGAGCAACGGTGGCGAAGTGGGGTCCCTGGGGTTGGGCTTCCTCCTGGATAGCGTGGAGAGTGATGAGATCATCCAGGGCCTGGTGGGAGGAGGGGGCCCTCAGGCCACCTTCCAACTGAAGCAGGAGCCCCTAACTGGGGGACAGGAGGGCCAGATGACCGCCTCTTGTTCCTTCTCCGCCTCGGACGGCCAGCAGCAGCAGTCGTACGCCAACCTCCTTCCCCGGCCTATGAGTAACAGCAACGGCATCACCATGGAGACAGCAAGGCATGAAAGCACCAATAGCAACTCCAACAACATCCAGGCCCTCAAGAACTTACAGAACCCCTTTACCCCAGCCAATGGAATGGGGCAAGAAGGTACCCATTTTGACTCCTTGGCTGCCTGGGCCTTTTTACTCCACCGCAGTGACTTGGCACATTCTCAGCCCGTGGGAAATGCTTCTGGACGTCTCCGTGAGCAAATGCTTAGTCATCTTGTCTGTGCAAGAATGTGGTCAGAACATGTGAACAGACATAGAGATATTTTCAGGGCAAAGGTAACTCAACTGGCTATATGA